A window of Candidatus Zixiibacteriota bacterium contains these coding sequences:
- the gdhA gene encoding NADP-specific glutamate dehydrogenase, whose product MSEYINGIFEQVKQKDAAQPEFHQAVEEVLTSLAPVIEKHPKYREAGIVERIVVPERVILIRVPWIDDSGKVQVNRGFRIEMNSAIGPYKGGLRFHPSVNLGILKFLAFEQVFKNSLTTLPMGGGKGGSDFDPKGKSDNEVMKFCQSFMTELCRHIGPNTDVPAGDIGVGGREIGFLFGQYKRIRNEFVGVLTGKGLNWGGSLIRPEATGYGTVYFAEEMLKTKGNSISGKKVSVSGSGNVAQYATEKVNDLGGKVITLSDSAGYIVDESGITPEKLAWVMELKNERRGRIREYASQFPSAKYFEGAGVWNVPVDVALPCATQNEVNADDAKELLKNGCICVAEGANMPSTPEAVDAFVAAKIHYGPGKAANAGGVAVSGLEMSQNSLRLSWTREEVDQRLLGIMQAIHTACKDTAEEYGEPTNNVLGANIAGFIKVADAMMDQGVV is encoded by the coding sequence ATGTCTGAGTACATCAACGGTATTTTTGAGCAGGTGAAGCAGAAGGACGCCGCACAGCCGGAATTCCATCAGGCTGTCGAGGAAGTCCTCACATCGCTGGCCCCAGTGATTGAAAAGCATCCGAAGTACAGAGAAGCTGGCATTGTTGAGAGGATCGTCGTTCCCGAACGCGTAATCCTCATAAGAGTGCCGTGGATCGATGACAGCGGAAAGGTGCAGGTCAATCGCGGTTTTCGCATCGAGATGAACAGCGCAATCGGCCCCTACAAAGGCGGTCTGCGGTTTCATCCATCTGTCAATCTTGGCATCCTGAAGTTTCTTGCATTCGAGCAAGTATTCAAGAACAGCCTCACTACTCTTCCGATGGGTGGCGGCAAAGGCGGTTCCGATTTCGATCCTAAGGGAAAATCGGACAATGAAGTTATGAAATTCTGTCAGAGTTTCATGACGGAGTTATGTCGACATATCGGCCCCAACACCGATGTCCCCGCTGGTGATATTGGCGTAGGTGGAAGAGAGATCGGTTTTCTTTTCGGTCAGTACAAGAGAATTCGCAATGAATTCGTCGGTGTGCTCACCGGCAAAGGTCTGAACTGGGGCGGCAGCCTCATACGGCCCGAAGCGACCGGCTATGGTACGGTTTACTTTGCCGAAGAGATGCTGAAGACCAAGGGCAATTCCATCTCCGGCAAGAAGGTTTCCGTCTCCGGATCCGGCAATGTCGCCCAATATGCCACTGAAAAGGTCAACGATCTTGGTGGCAAGGTGATCACGCTCTCCGATTCCGCCGGATACATCGTCGATGAAAGTGGCATTACACCTGAGAAACTGGCGTGGGTAATGGAGCTCAAGAACGAAAGACGTGGAAGGATCAGAGAATACGCCAGTCAATTCCCGAGTGCGAAGTACTTCGAGGGAGCCGGTGTGTGGAACGTTCCTGTCGACGTGGCGCTGCCCTGTGCAACTCAGAACGAAGTCAATGCTGATGATGCCAAGGAGCTGCTGAAGAATGGCTGCATCTGTGTCGCAGAAGGCGCAAACATGCCATCGACTCCCGAGGCTGTGGACGCCTTTGTGGCGGCCAAGATTCACTACGGCCCCGGCAAGGCTGCCAATGCTGGCGGAGTCGCCGTTTCTGGTTTAGAAATGTCGCAGAACAGCCTGAGGCTGAGTTGGACCAGAGAGGAAGTGGATCAGAGGCTTCTCGGTATCATGCAGGCAATCCATACCGCTTGCAAGGACACTGCTGAAGAGTATGGCGAACCGACTAATAATGTGCTTGGCGCAAACATTGCAGGATTCATCAAGGTGGCTGATGCCATGATGGATCAGGGCGTCGTGTAA